One window of Ralstonia pickettii DTP0602 genomic DNA carries:
- the gltA gene encoding type II citrate synthase (type II enzyme; in Escherichia coli this enzyme forms a trimer of dimers which is allosterically inhibited by NADH and competitively inhibited by alpha-ketoglutarate; allosteric inhibition is lost when Cys206 is chemically modified which also affects hexamer formation; forms oxaloacetate and acetyl-CoA and water from citrate and coenzyme A; functions in TCA cycle, glyoxylate cycle and respiration; enzyme from Helicobacter pylori is not inhibited by NADH~K01647: CS, gltA; citrate synthase [EC:2.3.3.1]), with translation MTPSDVKATLSFSDGSPSVELPIYTGTVGPDVIDIRKLYGQTGKFTYDPGFMSTASCNSKITYIDGDKGELLYRGYPIEQLAQKCNHLEVCYLLLKGELPNAKQKDEFVGHVMNHTMVHEQLQFFMRGFRRDAHPMAVLTGLVGAMSAFYHDAMDIDDPHQREISAIRLIAKMPTLVAMAYKYNIGQPYIYPQNDLSYSGNLMRMMFGTPCAPYTVNPVLERALDRIFILHADHEQNASTSTVRLAGSSGTNPFAAIAAGVACLWGPAHGGANEAALKMLEEIGSVDNINEFIKQVKDKNSGVRLMGFGHRVYKNYDPRAKLMRETCHEVLEELGLHNDPLFKLAMELEKIALEDEYFVSRKLYPNVDFYSGIVQRALGIPTSLFTCIFALARTPGWISQWEEMITDPEYKIGRPRQLFNGAATRDVPDVAKR, from the coding sequence ATGACGCCGTCCGATGTGAAAGCCACGCTATCGTTCTCCGATGGTTCCCCCAGCGTTGAGCTGCCGATTTATACGGGCACCGTTGGCCCGGACGTGATCGACATTCGCAAGCTGTACGGACAAACGGGTAAGTTCACTTACGACCCCGGTTTCATGTCGACGGCTTCGTGCAATTCCAAGATCACCTATATCGACGGCGACAAGGGCGAGCTGCTGTACCGCGGCTACCCGATCGAGCAGCTGGCGCAGAAGTGCAACCACCTCGAAGTCTGCTACCTGCTGCTCAAGGGCGAGCTGCCCAACGCCAAGCAGAAGGATGAATTCGTCGGCCACGTGATGAACCACACGATGGTCCACGAGCAGCTGCAGTTCTTCATGCGCGGCTTCCGCCGCGATGCCCACCCGATGGCCGTGCTGACCGGCCTGGTGGGTGCCATGAGCGCGTTCTACCACGACGCGATGGACATCGACGATCCGCACCAGCGCGAGATCTCGGCCATCCGCCTGATCGCCAAGATGCCGACCCTGGTCGCGATGGCGTACAAGTACAACATCGGTCAGCCGTACATCTACCCGCAGAACGACCTGTCCTACTCGGGCAACCTCATGCGCATGATGTTCGGCACGCCGTGCGCCCCGTACACCGTGAACCCGGTGCTGGAGCGTGCGCTGGACCGCATCTTCATCCTGCACGCCGACCACGAGCAGAACGCGTCGACCTCGACCGTGCGCCTGGCCGGTTCGTCGGGCACCAACCCGTTCGCAGCCATCGCCGCCGGCGTGGCCTGCCTGTGGGGCCCGGCTCACGGCGGCGCCAACGAAGCCGCGCTGAAGATGCTGGAAGAGATCGGCAGCGTCGACAACATCAACGAGTTCATCAAGCAGGTCAAGGACAAGAACTCGGGCGTGCGCCTGATGGGCTTTGGCCACCGGGTGTACAAGAACTACGATCCGCGCGCCAAGCTGATGCGCGAAACCTGCCATGAAGTGCTGGAAGAGCTGGGTCTGCACAACGACCCGCTGTTCAAGCTGGCCATGGAACTGGAAAAGATCGCGCTGGAAGACGAGTACTTCGTCAGCCGCAAGCTGTACCCGAACGTCGACTTCTACTCGGGCATCGTCCAGCGCGCGCTGGGCATCCCGACCTCGCTGTTCACCTGCATCTTCGCGCTGGCCCGTACACCGGGCTGGATCTCGCAGTGGGAAGAAATGATCACCGATCCGGAATACAAGATCGGTCGTCCGCGCCAGCTGTTCAACGGCGCCGCCACCCGCGACGTGCCGGACGTGGCCAAGCGCTAA
- a CDS encoding hypothetical protein (K09159: K09159; hypothetical protein), translated as MTESPATTFSHQADPHKRARLRWRARRGLLENDIIVERFFNRYEESLSDEDVASLSVLFELSDNELMDLLLARKELDGELDTPPMQRVIGLLRTV; from the coding sequence ATGACTGAGAGTCCTGCCACCACCTTCTCCCATCAGGCCGATCCGCACAAGCGCGCCCGTTTGCGCTGGCGCGCCCGCCGCGGCCTCCTGGAGAACGACATCATCGTCGAACGTTTTTTCAACCGTTACGAGGAGAGCCTGTCCGACGAGGATGTGGCTTCGCTGAGCGTACTGTTCGAGCTCAGCGACAACGAGTTGATGGACCTGCTCCTTGCCCGCAAGGAACTGGACGGTGAGCTCGACACGCCCCCGATGCAGCGAGTGATAGGCCTGCTGCGTACGGTCTGA
- a CDS encoding ABC transporter ATP-binding protein (K01998: livM; branched-chain amino acid transport system permease protein) gives MTNKISAMPAGQAARAAAPGQSLKNAIFAAVMTAILTIPILGLQLKLEGYKVVLEPHWRPVWIAVAAVFLFQLFKPLLSRAGSAVRLPSVPQLGARQQRVAVWVLLAVGLVWPFFGSRGAVDVATLALIYVILGLGLNIVVGYAGLLDLGYVGFYAIGGYTYALLNQYFGLGFWECLPIAAAMSATFGFVLGFPVLRLRGDYLAIVTLGFGEIIRLLANNLTSLTGGPDGVSGIPKPTVFGIEMARSASVEGAKTFHDLIGLDYSGQHMVIFLYLLALLLVGFTLFVTSRLIRMPMGRAWEALRDDEIACRSLGLNPTRIKLSAFTLGASFAGIGGAFFAARQGLVNPESFTFIESALILAVVVLGGMGSQLGVILAAILLTVLPEVARGFAEYRMLIFGLVMVLMMMWRPQGLLPASRPHVELPR, from the coding sequence ATGACCAACAAAATTAGCGCGATGCCTGCGGGGCAAGCCGCCCGCGCGGCCGCGCCCGGGCAATCGCTGAAGAACGCGATCTTCGCGGCCGTGATGACGGCCATCCTGACGATTCCTATCCTGGGCCTGCAGCTCAAGCTGGAAGGCTACAAGGTGGTGCTCGAGCCGCACTGGCGGCCGGTGTGGATCGCCGTGGCGGCGGTGTTCCTGTTCCAGTTGTTCAAGCCGCTGCTGTCGCGTGCCGGCAGCGCCGTGCGCCTGCCGTCGGTGCCGCAGCTCGGCGCGCGCCAGCAGCGCGTGGCGGTGTGGGTGCTGCTCGCGGTCGGGCTGGTATGGCCGTTCTTCGGCTCGCGCGGCGCGGTGGACGTGGCCACGTTGGCGCTGATCTACGTGATCCTGGGGCTGGGCCTGAATATCGTGGTGGGCTATGCCGGCCTGCTCGACCTGGGCTATGTCGGCTTCTACGCGATCGGCGGCTATACCTATGCGCTGCTGAACCAGTACTTCGGGCTGGGCTTCTGGGAATGCCTGCCGATCGCCGCGGCGATGTCGGCAACCTTCGGCTTTGTGCTCGGCTTCCCGGTGTTGCGGTTGCGCGGCGACTATCTGGCGATCGTGACGCTGGGCTTTGGCGAGATCATCCGCCTGCTGGCCAACAACCTGACCAGCCTGACCGGCGGCCCGGATGGCGTCTCTGGCATCCCGAAGCCGACTGTGTTCGGCATCGAGATGGCGCGCAGCGCAAGCGTGGAGGGCGCCAAGACTTTCCATGACCTGATCGGCCTGGACTACAGCGGCCAGCATATGGTGATCTTCCTGTACCTGCTGGCGTTGCTGCTGGTGGGCTTCACGCTGTTCGTCACCAGCCGGCTGATCCGCATGCCGATGGGCCGCGCCTGGGAAGCGCTGCGCGACGACGAGATCGCGTGCCGCTCGCTGGGCCTGAACCCGACCCGCATCAAGCTGTCGGCGTTCACGCTGGGCGCATCGTTCGCCGGCATCGGCGGCGCGTTCTTCGCGGCGCGCCAGGGGCTGGTCAACCCGGAATCGTTCACCTTCATCGAGTCGGCGCTGATCCTCGCCGTGGTGGTGCTGGGCGGCATGGGCTCGCAGCTGGGCGTGATCCTGGCCGCGATCCTGCTGACCGTGCTGCCCGAAGTGGCGCGCGGCTTTGCCGAATATCGCATGCTGATCTTCGGCCTGGTGATGGTGCTGATGATGATGTGGCGTCCGCAGGGCCTGTTGCCCGCGAGCCGTCCCCACGTGGAGTTGCCGCGATGA
- the sdhA gene encoding succinate dehydrogenase flavoprotein subunit (part of four member succinate dehydrogenase enzyme complex that forms a trimeric complex (trimer of tetramers); SdhA/B are the catalytic subcomplex and can exhibit succinate dehydrogenase activity in the absence of SdhC/D which are the membrane components and form cytochrome b556; SdhC binds ubiquinone; oxidizes succinate to fumarate while reducing ubiquinone to ubiquinol~K00239: sdhA; succinate dehydrogenase flavoprotein subunit [EC:1.3.99.1]), whose protein sequence is MVAVKTGLPRRRFDVVIVGAGGAGMRASLQLAEAGLNVAVLSKVFPTRSHTVAAQGGIGASLGNMSEDNWHYHFYDTIKGSDWLGDQDAIEFMCREAPKVVYELEHFGMPFDRNPDGTIYQRPFGGHTANYGEKPVQRACAAADRTGHALLHTLYQRNVRAKTHFFVEWMALDLIRDQDGDVLGVTALEMETGEVYILEAKTTLFATGGAGRIYAASTNAFINTGDGLGMAARAGVPLEDMEFWQFHPTGVAGAGVLITEGVRGEGGILRNKDGERFMERYAPTLKDLAPRDFVSRSMDQEIKEGRGCGPNGDYVLLDLTHVGAETIMKRLPSIREIGMKFANVDAIKEPIPVVPTIHYQMGGIPTNYHGQVVVPKNGNPNEVLNGFYAIGECSCVSVHGANRLGTNSLLDLVVFGRAAGNHIIAQNLKQKEHKPLPADAADLALSRLAKLQATSSGEYTQDVANDIRKNMQSHAGVFRTQKLMDEGVERILEVSERANNIHLKDKSKVFNTALVEALEVANLVEVAKATMISAAARKESRGAHAHSDFPNRDDQNWLKHTLFYSEGNRLDYKPVKMEPLTVESVPPKARTF, encoded by the coding sequence ATGGTCGCAGTCAAGACTGGATTGCCGCGTCGCCGCTTTGACGTGGTCATCGTCGGTGCTGGCGGCGCCGGGATGCGCGCATCCCTCCAGCTCGCGGAAGCCGGCCTGAACGTGGCCGTGCTGTCCAAGGTGTTCCCGACCCGCTCGCACACCGTGGCGGCGCAGGGCGGTATCGGTGCTTCGCTGGGCAACATGAGCGAAGACAACTGGCACTATCACTTCTACGACACCATCAAGGGCTCGGACTGGCTGGGTGACCAGGACGCCATCGAGTTCATGTGCCGTGAAGCCCCGAAGGTCGTGTACGAGCTCGAACACTTCGGCATGCCGTTTGACCGCAACCCCGACGGCACCATCTACCAGCGCCCGTTCGGCGGCCACACCGCCAACTACGGTGAAAAGCCCGTGCAGCGCGCCTGCGCCGCGGCTGACCGTACCGGCCACGCGCTGCTGCACACGCTGTACCAGCGCAATGTGCGCGCCAAGACCCACTTCTTCGTCGAATGGATGGCGCTGGACCTGATCCGCGACCAGGACGGCGACGTGCTGGGCGTGACCGCGCTGGAAATGGAAACCGGCGAGGTCTACATCCTCGAGGCCAAGACCACGCTGTTCGCGACCGGCGGTGCCGGCCGCATCTACGCCGCTTCCACCAACGCCTTCATCAACACCGGTGACGGCCTGGGCATGGCCGCACGCGCTGGCGTGCCGCTGGAAGACATGGAATTCTGGCAGTTCCACCCGACCGGCGTGGCCGGCGCGGGCGTGCTGATCACCGAAGGCGTGCGCGGCGAGGGCGGTATCCTGCGCAACAAGGACGGCGAGCGCTTCATGGAGCGCTATGCCCCGACGCTGAAGGACCTGGCGCCGCGTGACTTCGTCTCGCGCTCGATGGACCAGGAAATCAAGGAAGGCCGCGGCTGCGGCCCGAACGGCGACTACGTGCTGCTCGACCTGACCCACGTCGGCGCCGAGACCATCATGAAGCGCCTGCCGTCGATCCGCGAAATCGGCATGAAGTTCGCCAACGTCGACGCGATCAAGGAACCGATCCCCGTCGTCCCGACCATCCACTACCAGATGGGCGGTATCCCGACGAACTATCACGGCCAGGTCGTGGTGCCGAAGAACGGCAACCCGAACGAAGTCCTGAACGGTTTCTACGCGATCGGCGAATGCTCGTGCGTGTCGGTGCACGGCGCCAACCGCTTGGGCACCAACTCGCTGCTGGACCTGGTGGTGTTCGGCCGCGCGGCCGGCAACCACATCATCGCGCAGAACCTGAAGCAGAAAGAGCACAAGCCGCTGCCGGCCGATGCCGCCGACCTCGCGCTGTCGCGCCTGGCCAAGCTGCAGGCCACCTCGTCGGGCGAATACACGCAGGACGTGGCCAACGACATCCGCAAGAACATGCAGTCGCATGCCGGCGTGTTCCGGACGCAGAAGCTGATGGACGAAGGTGTCGAGCGCATCCTGGAAGTCTCCGAGCGCGCCAACAACATCCACCTGAAGGACAAGTCCAAGGTCTTCAACACCGCGCTGGTGGAAGCCCTGGAAGTGGCCAACCTGGTGGAAGTGGCCAAGGCCACCATGATCTCGGCGGCGGCTCGCAAGGAATCGCGCGGTGCCCACGCGCACAGCGACTTCCCGAATCGCGACGACCAGAACTGGCTCAAGCACACGCTGTTCTACAGCGAAGGCAACCGCCTCGACTACAAGCCGGTGAAGATGGAACCGCTGACGGTGGAAAGCGTGCCGCCGAAGGCCCGTACCTTCTGA
- a CDS encoding amino acid ABC transporter substrate-binding protein (with LivFGHM is involved in the high affinity leucine transport~K01999: livK; branched-chain amino acid transport system substrate-binding protein) produces the protein MTLSRLTSVSLAAMLATFGAAANAETVKIAIAGPMSGSVAQYGDMVTAGALTAIEQINAAGGAGGNKFEVVMMDDACEPKQAVAVANKIVSQNIKYVIGHVCSGSTIPASDIYENEGIVMVTPSATAPQLTETKKRKFIFRTIGRDDQQGPAAAQYIINKVKPKKVAVLHDKQSYGQGIASSVKKDLEAAKIPVAVFEGINAGDSDYSAVITKLKSQGVDFVYFGGYHPEMGLLLRQAREQGVKATFMGPEGVGNKDVTAIAGPSSEGMLVTLPADFSADPANAALVKAFADKKRDANGPFQMPAYAAVKIIGDAIAGAKSTDPTKVAAYMHKNAFTTPIGKVEYDDKGDLKSFKFVVYTWHKDASKTAAN, from the coding sequence ATGACGCTGTCCCGTCTTACGTCCGTCTCGCTGGCCGCCATGCTGGCCACCTTTGGCGCCGCTGCCAACGCCGAAACCGTGAAGATCGCCATTGCCGGCCCGATGAGCGGCTCGGTGGCGCAGTATGGCGACATGGTCACGGCCGGTGCGCTGACCGCGATCGAACAGATCAATGCTGCCGGCGGCGCCGGCGGCAACAAGTTCGAAGTGGTGATGATGGACGACGCCTGCGAACCCAAGCAGGCCGTTGCGGTGGCCAACAAGATCGTCAGCCAGAACATCAAGTATGTGATCGGCCATGTGTGCTCGGGCTCGACCATCCCGGCTTCGGACATCTATGAGAACGAAGGCATCGTGATGGTGACGCCGTCGGCCACGGCGCCGCAGCTGACCGAGACCAAGAAGCGCAAGTTCATCTTCCGCACCATCGGCCGCGACGACCAGCAGGGTCCGGCTGCCGCTCAGTACATCATCAACAAGGTCAAGCCGAAGAAGGTCGCCGTGCTGCACGACAAGCAGTCGTACGGCCAGGGTATCGCCAGCTCGGTGAAGAAGGACCTGGAAGCCGCCAAGATCCCGGTCGCCGTGTTCGAAGGCATCAACGCCGGCGATTCGGACTACTCCGCCGTCATCACCAAGCTCAAGTCGCAGGGCGTGGACTTCGTCTACTTCGGCGGCTACCACCCGGAAATGGGCCTGCTGCTGCGCCAGGCGCGCGAGCAGGGCGTCAAGGCCACCTTCATGGGCCCCGAAGGCGTGGGCAACAAGGACGTAACGGCGATTGCCGGCCCGTCGTCGGAAGGCATGCTGGTGACGCTGCCGGCCGACTTCTCGGCCGACCCGGCCAACGCCGCGCTGGTCAAGGCCTTCGCCGACAAGAAGCGTGACGCCAACGGTCCGTTCCAGATGCCGGCCTACGCCGCCGTCAAGATCATCGGCGACGCCATCGCCGGGGCCAAGAGCACCGACCCGACCAAGGTCGCGGCGTACATGCACAAGAACGCCTTCACCACCCCGATCGGCAAGGTCGAGTACGACGACAAGGGCGACCTGAAGTCCTTCAAGTTTGTGGTCTACACCTGGCACAAGGACGCCAGCAAGACCGCCGCCAACTAA
- a CDS encoding ABC transporter permease (K01997: livH; branched-chain amino acid transport system permease protein), which yields MNEFLPQFTQQLVNGLTLGAIYALIAIGYTMVYGIIGMINFAHGEIYMIGAYVGLVTLTAIGVQAGYPLPLVLGAALLVSVLVTGVYGYAVERVAYRPLRGGPRLVPLISAIGMSIFLQNYVQIGQGARDVSVPVLISGAIEFQMGGDFTVTVPYSRLLIVCVTLVLMIALTMFIGRSRMGRACRACAEDMRMANLLGIDTNKVISFTFVLGAMLAAVGGVLIGLTIGKLNPFIGFIAGIKAFTAAVLGGIGSIPGAMLGGVLLGLAETFASGYMPAEYKDVVAFSLLVLVLLFRPTGLLGKPDVEKV from the coding sequence ATGAATGAATTCCTTCCACAGTTCACCCAGCAGCTGGTCAACGGCCTGACGCTGGGTGCGATCTATGCGCTGATCGCCATCGGCTACACAATGGTCTACGGCATCATCGGCATGATCAATTTCGCGCACGGCGAGATTTACATGATCGGTGCCTACGTCGGCCTGGTCACGCTCACCGCGATCGGCGTCCAGGCAGGCTACCCCCTGCCGCTGGTGCTGGGCGCCGCATTACTGGTCTCGGTGCTGGTCACCGGAGTTTACGGTTATGCGGTCGAGCGGGTGGCATACCGGCCCCTGCGCGGCGGACCGCGGCTGGTGCCGCTGATCTCCGCCATCGGTATGTCGATCTTCCTGCAGAACTATGTCCAGATCGGGCAGGGCGCGCGCGACGTGTCCGTGCCGGTGCTGATCTCGGGCGCGATCGAGTTCCAGATGGGCGGCGACTTCACCGTGACGGTGCCGTATTCGCGCCTGCTGATCGTGTGCGTGACGCTGGTGCTGATGATCGCACTGACCATGTTCATCGGCCGTTCGCGCATGGGCCGCGCCTGCCGCGCCTGCGCCGAAGACATGCGCATGGCCAACCTGCTCGGCATCGACACCAACAAGGTGATCTCGTTCACCTTCGTGCTGGGTGCGATGCTGGCGGCGGTCGGCGGCGTGCTGATCGGGCTGACTATTGGCAAGCTCAATCCTTTCATCGGCTTCATTGCCGGCATCAAGGCCTTCACCGCGGCGGTGCTGGGCGGCATCGGCAGCATCCCGGGCGCGATGCTCGGCGGCGTGCTGCTGGGCCTGGCGGAAACCTTCGCCTCGGGCTACATGCCGGCCGAATACAAGGACGTGGTCGCGTTCAGCCTGCTGGTGCTGGTGCTGCTGTTCCGTCCGACCGGGCTGCTGGGCAAGCCTGATGTCGAAAAGGTCTGA
- a CDS encoding amino acid ABC transporter ATPase (K01996: livF; branched-chain amino acid transport system ATP-binding protein), which produces MLKLEQVHTHYGAVEALSGVSIEINKGEIVTLIGSNGAGKTTLMMTVCGTPRASSGRVLFEGQDITNRSTHEIMRLGMAISPEGRRVFPSLTVLENLKMGAFFLKRDEIEAGIEHVFKLFPRLNQRSGQRAGTMSGGEQQMLAIGRALMSRPRLLLLDEPTLGLAPLIIAQIFDIIRTIRDEGVTVFLVEQNANKALQVADRGYVLETGKVVLADTGANLLANDRIKAAYLGG; this is translated from the coding sequence ATGCTGAAGCTGGAACAGGTCCATACCCACTATGGCGCCGTCGAGGCGCTGTCGGGCGTGTCGATCGAAATCAACAAGGGGGAGATCGTCACCCTGATCGGCAGCAACGGCGCCGGCAAGACGACGCTGATGATGACCGTGTGCGGCACGCCGCGCGCTTCCAGCGGGCGCGTGCTGTTCGAGGGGCAGGACATCACCAACCGCTCGACGCACGAGATCATGCGGCTGGGCATGGCGATCTCGCCCGAGGGCCGGCGTGTGTTCCCGAGCCTGACGGTGCTGGAAAACCTGAAGATGGGCGCGTTCTTCCTCAAGCGCGACGAGATCGAGGCGGGCATCGAGCACGTGTTCAAGCTGTTCCCGCGCCTGAACCAGCGCTCGGGGCAGCGCGCCGGCACCATGTCGGGCGGCGAGCAGCAGATGCTGGCGATCGGCCGCGCGCTGATGAGCCGGCCGCGCCTGCTGCTGCTGGACGAGCCCACCCTCGGCCTGGCGCCGCTGATCATCGCGCAGATCTTCGACATCATCCGCACCATTCGTGACGAAGGCGTCACCGTGTTCCTGGTCGAGCAGAATGCCAACAAGGCACTGCAGGTCGCGGACCGGGGTTATGTGCTGGAAACCGGCAAGGTGGTGCTGGCCGATACCGGCGCCAACCTGCTGGCCAACGACCGGATCAAGGCGGCCTACCTGGGCGGCTGA
- the livG gene encoding amino acid ABC transporter ATP-binding protein (Part of the ABC transporter complexes LivFGHMJ and LivFGHMK involved in the high-affinity transport of branched-chain amino acids; LivFGHMK is specific for the transport of leucine, while LivFGHMJ is a transporter for leucine, isoleucine, and valine~K01995: livG; branched-chain amino acid transport system ATP-binding protein) yields the protein MTSVQKAVQQAELLRVSGLQMRFGGLLAVDGVEFDVRSDEVFAIIGPNGAGKTTVFNCVGGFYKPTAGEVTLDGHAIAGLPSHQVARKGLVRTFQNIRLFKSLTVVENLLVAQHLQVQSGILRGLFATPAYRRAEREALERAAVWLERMGLTKVANREAGTLSYGHQRRLEIARCMITRPRLLMLDEPAAGLNPQEKIELQQLIDQLRREFGISVLLIEHDMSLVMGVSDRILVMEHGKPIVIGKPEAVRNDPRVIKAYLGED from the coding sequence ATGACGAGTGTGCAAAAAGCGGTGCAACAGGCAGAACTGCTCAGAGTCTCGGGCCTGCAGATGCGCTTCGGTGGTTTGCTGGCCGTCGACGGCGTTGAATTCGATGTGCGCAGCGACGAGGTCTTCGCCATCATCGGCCCGAACGGCGCCGGCAAGACCACGGTGTTCAACTGCGTGGGCGGCTTCTACAAGCCCACCGCGGGCGAGGTGACGCTTGACGGCCACGCCATTGCCGGCCTGCCCAGCCACCAGGTGGCGCGCAAGGGCCTGGTGCGGACCTTCCAGAACATCCGCCTGTTCAAGTCGCTGACGGTGGTGGAAAACCTGCTGGTGGCGCAGCACCTGCAGGTGCAGTCCGGCATCCTGCGCGGGCTGTTCGCCACGCCGGCCTACCGCCGCGCCGAGCGAGAGGCGCTGGAGCGCGCCGCGGTGTGGCTCGAGCGCATGGGCCTGACCAAGGTCGCCAACCGCGAGGCGGGCACGCTGTCGTACGGGCACCAGCGCCGGCTCGAAATCGCGCGCTGCATGATCACCAGGCCGCGCCTGCTGATGCTGGACGAGCCCGCCGCCGGCCTGAACCCGCAGGAGAAGATCGAGCTGCAGCAGCTGATCGACCAGTTGCGGCGCGAGTTCGGCATCTCGGTATTGCTGATCGAGCACGACATGAGCCTGGTGATGGGTGTGTCCGACCGCATCCTGGTGATGGAGCATGGCAAGCCGATCGTGATCGGCAAGCCGGAAGCAGTGCGCAACGACCCGCGCGTGATCAAGGCCTACCTGGGAGAGGACTGA
- the sdhB gene encoding succinate dehydrogenase iron-sulfur subunit (part of four member succinate dehydrogenase enzyme complex that forms a trimeric complex (trimer of tetramers); SdhA/B are the catalytic subcomplex and can exhibit succinate dehydrogenase activity in the absence of SdhC/D which are the membrane components and form cytochrome b556; SdhC binds ubiquinone; oxidizes succinate to fumarate while reducing ubiquinone to ubiquinol; the catalytic subunits are similar to fumarate reductase~K00240: sdhB; succinate dehydrogenase iron-sulfur subunit [EC:1.3.99.1]), translating to MKRIFEVYRYDPDKDAAPRMQTYEVELDGHERMLLDALVKLKKLDETISFRRSCREGVCGSDAMNINGKNGLACLTNMRELPDRIVLRPLPGLPVVRDLIVDMTNFFKQYNSIKPFLINDEPPPEKERLQSPEERDELDGLYECILCASCSTSCPSFWWNPDKFVGPAGLLQAYRFIADSRDQATSERLDNLNDPYRLFRCHSIMNCVDVCPKGLNPTKAIGKIKELMVRRAV from the coding sequence ATGAAGCGTATTTTCGAAGTCTACCGCTACGATCCGGACAAGGATGCGGCACCGCGCATGCAGACCTACGAGGTCGAGCTGGACGGTCACGAGCGCATGCTGCTGGACGCGCTGGTCAAGCTGAAGAAGCTGGACGAGACCATCTCGTTCCGCCGTTCGTGCCGCGAAGGCGTGTGCGGCTCGGACGCGATGAACATCAACGGCAAGAACGGCCTGGCGTGCCTGACCAATATGCGCGAGCTGCCGGACCGCATCGTGCTGCGTCCGCTGCCCGGCCTGCCGGTGGTGCGCGACCTGATCGTCGACATGACGAACTTCTTCAAGCAGTACAACTCGATCAAGCCGTTCCTGATCAACGACGAGCCGCCGCCCGAGAAAGAGCGCCTGCAGTCGCCGGAAGAGCGTGACGAGCTGGACGGCCTGTACGAGTGTATTCTCTGCGCCAGCTGCTCCACGTCGTGCCCGTCGTTCTGGTGGAATCCGGACAAGTTCGTCGGCCCCGCCGGCCTGCTGCAGGCTTATCGCTTCATTGCGGACAGCCGCGACCAGGCCACCAGCGAGCGCCTGGACAACCTGAACGACCCGTACCGCCTGTTCCGCTGCCACAGCATCATGAACTGTGTCGACGTGTGCCCGAAGGGTCTGAACCCGACCAAGGCCATCGGCAAGATCAAGGAGCTGATGGTCCGCCGCGCGGTCTGA